A single window of Pogoniulus pusillus isolate bPogPus1 chromosome 11, bPogPus1.pri, whole genome shotgun sequence DNA harbors:
- the MRPS7 gene encoding small ribosomal subunit protein uS7m isoform X1, whose translation MRKFIELRCAALSPSLRAQACLPPWVQRCARRCPQLQCAVPARTRPAAAGCSCSKAGGPLGSGSAAAGKLMQVRWSRYNADYLEPEVNKEFYQKPLEELSEEEKEKMDLRAVLPIKAAPPSLSSSVFSDPMVSKFTNMMMKHGNKVLARSLMSQTLEAIKRKQLEKYHKAPEEEKEKIECNPYVIFHQALKNCQPIIGLSSITRGGKTYQVPVPLKDNRKRFLAMKWLITECRENKNRRTLMPEKLSQELLQAFNNEGPIIKKKHMLHKMAEANRAYAHFRWW comes from the exons ATGCGAAAGTTCATAGAGCTCCGGTGTGCGGCACTCAGCCCCTCCCTGCGAGCGCAGGCCTGCCTGCCGCCCTgggtgcagaggtgtgcccgGCGCTGCCCGCAGCTGCAGTGTGCGGTTCCCGCTCGGACCCGGCCGGCTGCTGccggctgctcctgcagcaaagccGGCGGCCCCCttggctctggctctgctgcagcagggaa GCTGATGCAGGTGAGATGGAGTCGCTACAACGCCGATTATTTAGAGCCAGAAGTGAACAAGGAATTCTATCAGAAGCCTTTGGAGGAGctgtctgaggaggaaaaggagaaaatggaTCTTAGGGCAGTTCTACCCATAAAAGCTGcgcctccctctctctccagctctgtgtTCAGCGACCCTATGGTCAG TAAATTCACCAACATGATGATGaagcatggaaataaagtgcTGGCCAGAAGCCTCATGTCTCAG ACTCTAGAGGCCATTaagaggaagcagctggagaagtACCACAAAGCtccagaagaagagaaggagaaaattgAATGCAACCCCTATGTCATTTTCCACCAGGCTCTGAAAAACTGCCAGCCCATCATCGGGCTCAGCAGCATCACAAGAGGAGGCAAAACCTACCAG GTCCCAGTCCCCCTGAAGGACAATCGGAAGCGCTTCCTGGCCATGAAGTGGTTGATCACTGAGTGCAGGGAGAACAAGAACCGCAGGACACTGATGCCCGAGAAGctgtcccaggagctgctgcaggccttcAACAACGAGGGGCCTATCATCAAAAAGAAGCACATGCTGCACAAAATGGCAGAGGCCAACCGGGCTTACGCCCACTTCCGCTGGTGGTAG
- the MRPS7 gene encoding small ribosomal subunit protein uS7m isoform X2: MAAPGAAGLGRRLRAWLPRLMQVRWSRYNADYLEPEVNKEFYQKPLEELSEEEKEKMDLRAVLPIKAAPPSLSSSVFSDPMVSKFTNMMMKHGNKVLARSLMSQTLEAIKRKQLEKYHKAPEEEKEKIECNPYVIFHQALKNCQPIIGLSSITRGGKTYQVPVPLKDNRKRFLAMKWLITECRENKNRRTLMPEKLSQELLQAFNNEGPIIKKKHMLHKMAEANRAYAHFRWW, translated from the exons ATGGCGGCGCCCGGCGCGGCGGGGCTGGGCCGCAGGCTGCGGGCCTGGCTGCCCCG GCTGATGCAGGTGAGATGGAGTCGCTACAACGCCGATTATTTAGAGCCAGAAGTGAACAAGGAATTCTATCAGAAGCCTTTGGAGGAGctgtctgaggaggaaaaggagaaaatggaTCTTAGGGCAGTTCTACCCATAAAAGCTGcgcctccctctctctccagctctgtgtTCAGCGACCCTATGGTCAG TAAATTCACCAACATGATGATGaagcatggaaataaagtgcTGGCCAGAAGCCTCATGTCTCAG ACTCTAGAGGCCATTaagaggaagcagctggagaagtACCACAAAGCtccagaagaagagaaggagaaaattgAATGCAACCCCTATGTCATTTTCCACCAGGCTCTGAAAAACTGCCAGCCCATCATCGGGCTCAGCAGCATCACAAGAGGAGGCAAAACCTACCAG GTCCCAGTCCCCCTGAAGGACAATCGGAAGCGCTTCCTGGCCATGAAGTGGTTGATCACTGAGTGCAGGGAGAACAAGAACCGCAGGACACTGATGCCCGAGAAGctgtcccaggagctgctgcaggccttcAACAACGAGGGGCCTATCATCAAAAAGAAGCACATGCTGCACAAAATGGCAGAGGCCAACCGGGCTTACGCCCACTTCCGCTGGTGGTAG